One Malus sylvestris chromosome 14, drMalSylv7.2, whole genome shotgun sequence DNA segment encodes these proteins:
- the LOC126599501 gene encoding endoribonuclease Dicer homolog 2-like, with amino-acid sequence MEKDGNNSADPLAVGEATQELGREPCDDEQPRYVPTELVKPPCSNDASVMYHCYLIKLKQNIDCDIPVSDIVLATRNKLDRDTIANMNFELQVQRGPLAVNFKYAGDVNLCSEQVLVCRRFQITIFRILVDHELTKLEKVLERFHLGQNYGTESIDYLLLPAARIHQRTSIIDLDSVMSTSSHCNKDFENRVCVDCPQPNNNSHVPLHTKNGMVCTCRIQNSVVYTPHTDSLYCITGLLDDLTGNSLMRDNKSITYKAYYEAKHGINMRFDQQLLLNGRGIFRLQNYLLWSRQQRKRGSSHASVQLPPELCTIIMSPISISNLYSFSLVPSIMHRLESLLLAVNLKQMILDHLPQNVTIPTIKVLESITTEGCQENLDLESLETLGDSFLKYAASQQFFKTCQNDREGLLSEYKEHIISNLSLGKLGCDRKISGFIRNETFDPKKWIIPGDYCRSYFLNEELLFDKRSIYVGGTRKIDAKIVADVVEALIGAFLSTGGELDAIYFMNWVGIEVDLDHIRYERHLQVQSEIPVDVGHLESLLDYKFQDPSLLVEALSHGSYIPGGYQRLEFLGDAVLDYMITTYFYDKYPEMMSPGILTILRSASVNNKCYALSAVKAGLHKHILASDIVHRNIDRTVNNFGSLSKESTSGLKSETYFSNVLADIVEALAGAIYIDSGYNKQIVFQSIRPLLEPLVSPYDRSFWKRFQGVLPKESIMKCRNLSSASKVVPLQ; translated from the exons ATGGAGAAAGACGGAAATAACTCTGCTGATCCTCTCGCTGTGGGAGAAGCCACACAAGAACTTG GGCGTGAACCTTGTGATGATGAACAACCTCGTTATGTTCCAACCGAGCTGGTCAAACCACCGTGTTCAAATGATGCTAGTGTAATGTATCATTGCTACTTAATTAAGCTGAAGCAGAATATTGATTGCGATATTCCAGTTAGTGATATCGTACTTGCCACAAGGAATAAACTTGATCGTGATACCATTGCAAATATGAATTTTGAATTACAAGTTCAAAGGGGTCCTTTAGCAGTAAACTTTAAATATGCTGGAGATGTTAATCTATGTTCAGAGCAG GTTCTTGTTTGCAGAAGGTTCCAAATCACAATTTTTCGAATTCTGGTGGATCATGAATTGACAAAGTTGGAGAAAGTTTTAGAAAGATTTCATTTGGGACAAAACTATGGGACTGAATCGATTGATTACCTTTTGCTACCAGCAGCAAGGATACACCAGAGAACTTCCATCATTGATTTAGACAGTGTTATGTCTACGTCGTCCCATTGTAACAAAGATTTTGAGAATCGTGTTTGTGTAGATTGTCCTCAACCAAACAACAATTCCCATGTTCCACTACATACCAAAAATGGTATGGTTTGTACATGCAGGATCCAGAATTCCGTGGTCTATACGCCTCATACCGATAGCCTGTATTGCATCACTGGCCTGTTGGATGACTTGACTGGAAACTCACTAATGAGGGACAACAAATCTATTACCTACAAAGCCTACTATGAAGCAAA GCATGGGATCAACATGCGTTTTGATCAACAGTTATTGCTTAATGGGCGAGGCATCTTTCGGCTACAAAATTATCTTCTGTGGTCCAGACAACAGAGAAAAAGAG GATCAAGTCATGCATCCGTTCAACTGCCGCCAGAACTTTGCACTATAATCATGTCACCTATATCAATCAGCAATTTATATTCATTCTCACTTGTTCCGTCCATCATGCATCGGCTTGAGTCATTACTACTCGCTGTCAACTTGAAACAGATGATTTTGGATCATTTGCCGCAAAATGTTACCATCCCAACCATTAAG GTCTTGGAATCTATTACTACAGAAGGTTGCCAAGAGAACTTAGATTTGGAATCCTTGGAGACTCTTGGAGATTCCTTTCTTAAGTATGCTGCAAGTCAGCAGTTTTTCAAAACCTGTCAAAATGATCGTGAGGGCCTCCTTAGCGAATATAAGGAACACATAATTTCTAATCTTTCCCTGGGCAAGCTTGGATGTGACCGTAAAATTTCG GGTTTTATTCGTAACGAGACTTTTGATCCAAAAAAGTGGATTATACCTGGAGATTATTGTAGAAGTTATTTCTTAAATGAGGAGTTGCTTTTTGATAAAAGAAGCATCTATGTTGGGGGAACAAGGAAGATCGATGCTAAAATTGTTGCGGACGTAGTTGAGGCACTAATCGGTGCATTTCTTAGCACAGGTGGTGAACTAGATGCCATATATTTCATGAACTGGGTTGGTATAGAGGTGGATTTAGACCACATACGATATGAGAGGCACTTACAAGTGCAGTCAGAGATTCCCGTTGATGTTGGACATTTAGAGTCATTGCTTGACTATAAATTTCAGGATCCTTCTCTTCTCGTGGAAGCATTAAGCCATGGTTCTTATATTCCCGGAGGTTACCAG CGGCTAGAATTTCTTGGTGATGCGGTGTTGGATTATATGATCACTACTTATTTTTACGATAAGTATCCTGAGATGATGTCCCCAGGAATTTTAACTATTCTGAGGTCTGCCTCTGTGAACAATAAGTGTTATGCACTATCTGCTGTGAAGGCTGGATTACACAAGCACATTCTTGCTTCGGACATAGTCCACAGAAATATTGACCGCACAGTTAACAATTTCGGATCGCTATCTAAGGAATCAACTTCTGGATTAAAATCTGAGACATACTTCAGCAAT GTACTTGCTGATATCGTCGAGGCTCTAGCAGGGGCAATTTATATTGATTCTGGATACAACAAACAAATCGTCTTTCAGAGCATACGTCCTCTCTTGGAGCCCTTGGTTTCTCCATACGATCGTTCATTCTGGAAGAGATTCCAAGGTGTATTGCCAAAAGAAAGCATTATGAAGTGCAGAAACCTGTCAAGTGCTTCCAAAGTGGTGCCGCTTCAATAG
- the LOC126599504 gene encoding uncharacterized protein LOC126599504: MSMHEIQFEEEEVEGTTQRRWGPSIPNWKEQPCSFDASGKCISENSSAFSKHVAAKVRDYRNIPLVRDWHMIKEDRKDAFWNRIKETIIFQEKDMAKMPMIRHMTLHIAEHAHKEYRNK; encoded by the exons ATGAGCATGCACGAAATCCAATTCGAAGAGGAAGAAGTCGAAG GAACAACTCAACGACGATGGGGACCCTCAATTCCCAACTGGAAGGAACAACCTTGTTCTTTTGATGCTTCTGGAAAATGCATTAGTGAAAATTCTAGTGCTTTTTCAAAACATGTAGCGGCAAAGGTTAGAGATTATAGAAATATTCCGTTGGTGAGAGATTGGCATATGATCAAGGAAGATCGCAAGGATGCTTTCTGGAatagaataaag GAAACtattatttttcaagaaaagGATATGGCAAAAATGCCCATGATCCGTCACATGACACTTCATATTGCGGAGCATGCGCATAAGGAGTAtagaaataaatga
- the LOC126599500 gene encoding calmodulin binding protein PICBP-like — MDDKEPEFGADLDSSQMCEKLSPSVLQNQNGRSQGELLLQKKKKKKLKKLISIKLSKSPSLKPSRKRSSSISNHHVSSTDGSSDTSTENLQNSARTLTRRSSFKPAKNLTRISSLKFRNPLMRKCSGGTQMNNINLKKSRMSKLASSACSRMSTSDAESSSPRSVNLKPKTFSGHNSALNVPTKSMMTKHSELPKVPEFRVQRATCSSALKASKLPEIGDHEAEGTESEGGSAAKVCPFTYCSLHGHRHTNVPPLKRLISIRRRMLRAQRGVTRATQPLERVKRSGKTKEDQTNHMACNGNGAVHKMNAMVSLPAADGVSPECCCIGTDLEATNTDWKEEKIAASNHNEGVQSTCTDDPSNSDPKLFGKTMEVDDCTTVKLPNKLERPIPQEAVQSTRNNEISAASDSQASKEQNAGKEDKSGSKHAKDQKYTRMWQLMYKHAIKGVTPNVDDQLPLNGSDKEEQLEGANTICENDNLSFSEIDDHTAFVNHSAGGETTEICRHDAIQLVQEAFDCILLPEIQDCSYDDESSTSGVGSDWEALEQTTDESGERRTSIATSRSSEDSTAQNTKEAKTVSEVGEKTDKKTPKSWSSLKKFILLKRFVKAVDKVRNLNYPKQKYLPLDPDSEAEKVNLRQQKTEERKNAEEWMLDYALQQVISKLPPAQQRRVALLVEAFETVLPFPEIKSSQRSNVTNSTESNIQVCNGLSVQNFIHQGEESNSRTSAGVLLGNVSCPKKSFNEYPDQVSDFQMQEEQSQVNLLRTDHCFIQTKRDVTVPEATGEDQKKNQIVSINACYLDDKVIDLTNFAVSETKDPWLCDDTSLKQDEHGRIICDGPSNLGPILENIKSETNKLMADTAEKLNSSEDQSTENHVGSTADNTVVSLASIGSTEEQMAAREEVSGVAHEGRLEKQKYTNLWFLVYKHMASTIDAKDGDKPLEGAEEEQVDDANGLPEIDQEKSHHEDNKKVELRHIEAIKLQVEKAIDEIVLPENQDESDDDKSSTRGSSPEQEPPKNKVVIEGKSFMSKSTNSAKFDNATIQEEISVGEAEDKPAKKMSKNWSNLKKMILLNRFIKAMENVKKFNPRGPRYLPFAPDPEAEKVNLKHLYMDDRKNSEEWMLDYALQQAVARLTPARKRKVSLLVEAFETVIPTDGIPNPFKPQVAH, encoded by the exons ATGGATGATAAGGAGCCTGAGTTTGGAGCTGATCTGGATTCCAGCCAAATGTGTGAGAAATTGTCACCATCTGTTTTGCAAAACCAGAATGGCAGAAGCCAAGGAGAGCTGCtgctgcagaagaagaagaagaagaaattgaaaaagTTGATATCAATCAAGCTCTCCAAATCACCAAGCCTGAAGCCGTCCCGAAAGAGATCCAGCAGTATATCCAATCACCATGTATCCTCCACTGATGGTTCTTCTGATACAAGTACTGAAAACCTACAG AATTCCGCAAGAACATTAACGAGACGGTCTAGTTTTAAGCCTGCAAAGAATTTGACGAGAATTTCCAGCTTAAAATTTAGAAACCCTTTGATGAGGAAGTGCTCTGGAGGAACCCAAATGAATAATATTAATCTCAAGAAATCAAGAATGTCTAAGCTTGCAAGTTCTGCCTGCTCAAGAATGTCAACCAGCGATGCAGAATCATCATCTCCAAGATCCGTTAATTTAAAGCCGAAAACTTTTTCTGGTCACAATTCAGCGTTGAATGTCCCAACAAAATCTATGATGACAAAACACTCTGAACTCCCTAAAGTTCCGGAATTCAGAGTACAAAGAGCTACATGTTCTTCGGCCCTCAAAGCTTCCAAGTTGCCTGAAATTGGGGATCATGAGGCAGAGGGAACTGAATCTGAGGGGGGTTCGGCCGCCAAGGTTTGTCCATTCACTTACTGCTCACTTCATGGTCATCGCCACACCAATGTACCCCCACTCAAGCGCCTCATTTCGATAAGGAGGCGCATGTTGAGGGCTCAGAGGGGAGTGACACGGGCAACTCAACCGTTGGAGAGAGTGAAAAGGTCTGGCAAAACTAAGGAGGATCAGACGAATCACATGGCCTGCAATGGAAATGGCGCAGTTCATAAAATGAATGCTATGGTGTCACTCCCTGCAGCGGATGGTGTAAGTCCGGAATGTTGTTGCATTGGTACAGATTTGGAAGCCACCAACACAGACTGGAAGGAAGAGAAAATTGCAGCATCTAATCACAATGAAGGTGTTCAATCCACTTGCACAGATGATCCCAGCAATAGTGATCCTAAATTGTTTGGAAAAACTATGGAGGTCGATGATTGCACAACTGTCAAACTACCCAATAAATTGGAAAGACCAATCCCTCAAGAAGCTGTGCAATCAACAAGGAACAATGAAATCTCTGCTGCTTCTGATTCTCAAGCTTCGAAGGAACAAAATGCAGGTAAGGAGGACAAAAGTGGAAGTAAGCATGCAAAGGATCAGAAATATACCCGAATGTGGCAGTTGATGTACAAGCACGCTATAAAAGGTGTCACTCCAAATGTTGATGACCAGCTCCCTCTTAATGGATCAGACAAGGAAGAACAACTAGAGGGTGCCAACACCATCTGTGAAAATGACAATTTAAGTTTCTCCGAAATAGATGATCATACAGCTTTCGTAAATCACAGCGCAGGAGGTGAAACTACTGAGATATGCCGCCATGATGCCATTCAGCTGGTGCAGGAAGCATTTGATTGCATTCTTCTCCCGGAAATTCAGGACTGCTCATATGATGATGAATCATCTACTAGTGGCGTCGGCTCAGACTGGGAAGCATTAGAACAGACTACGGATGAGAGTGGGGAGCGGAGGACTTCAATTGCCACCAGTCGTTCGTCTGAGGACAGTACAGCACAAAATACAAAAGAAGCGAAAACAGTGTCAGAAGTTGGAGAGAAGACTGACAAGAAAACACCCAAGAGCTGGAGCAGTCTGAAAAAATTCATTCTCCTCAAGAGATTTGTCAAGGCAGTTGACAAGGTGAGGAACCTCAATTACCCGAAGCAAAAATACTTGCCCTTGGATCCTGATTCAGAAGCAGAAAAGGTCAATCTAAGGCAGCAAAAGacagaagagagaaagaatgcCGAGGAGTGGATGCTTGATTATGCACTTCAACAGGTTATATCTAAACTACCTCCAGCTCAACAAAGAAGAGTAGCGTTGCTCGTCGAAGCTTTTGAAACAGTTCTCCCGTTTCCAGAAATTAAGAGTAGCCAGAGGTCCAATGTAACAAATTCCACTGAATCAAATATTCAAGTCTGCAATGGTTTGTCAGTTCAAAATTTTATTCATCAAGGTGAAGAGAGTAACTCGAGAACATCTGCCGGAGTCTTGCTTGGGAATGTGTCATGTCCAAAGAAAAGTTTCAATGAGTATCCAGATCAGGTCAGTGATTTTCAAATGCAAGAGGAGCAAAGTCAAGTGAATTTGCTCAGGACAGACCACTGTTTTATTCAAACCAAGCGAGATGTTACTGTTCCTGAGGCCACTGGTGAAGATCAGAAGAAGAATCAAATTGTTTCTATAAATGCTTGCTATTTGGATGACAAAGTCATTGACTTAACCAATTTTGCTGTATCAGAAACCAAAGATCCATGGTTATGTGATGATACCTCCTTGAAGCAAGATGAACACGGTAGGATCATTTGTGATGGTCCTAGCAACCTCGGTCCGATATTGGAAAACATCAAATCTGAGACCAATAAACTAATGGCCGACACTGCCGAAAAATTGAATTCATCTGAGGACCAGAGTACTGAAAATCATGTGGGCTCAACAGCAGATAACACGGTGGTCTCTTTAGCTTCCATAGGATCAACTGAGGAGCAAATGGCAGCAAGAGAAGAAGTGAGCGGGGTAGCACATGAAGGCCGGTTGGAAAAGCAGAAATATACGAACTTATGGTTCTTAGTGTATAAGCATATGGCATCAACTATCGATGCAAAAGATGGAGACAAACCACTCGAAGGAGCTGAAGAGGAACAAGTAGACGACGCCAACGGATTGCCCGAAATAGATCAAGAGAAAAGTCACCATGAAGACAACAAAAAGGTTGAACTCCGCCATATTGAAGCAATCAAGCTGCAGGTTGAGAAAGCGATTGATGAAATTGTTCTTCCAGAGAACCAGGATGAATCAGATGATGATAAATCAAGCACTAGAGGATCAAGTCCAGAGCAGGAACCTCCAAAAAATAAAGTTGTCATAGAAGGGAAATCTTTCATGTCGAAATCCACCAACTCTGCCAAGTTTGATAATGCTACCATTCAAGAAGAAATTTCAGTCGGAGAGGCGGAAGACAAACCTGCCAAGAAAATGTCGAAGAACTGGAGCAATCTGAAAAAAATGATTCTTCTTAACAGATTTATCAAGGCAATGGAAAATGTAAAGAAGTTCAACCCACGAGGGCCACGATATCTGCCCTTTGCGCCTGACCCCGAAGCAGAGAAGGTTAATCTAAAGCATCTATACATGGATGACAGGAAGAATTCCGAGGAATGGATGCTTGATTATGCCCTTCAACAAGCTGTTGCCAGATTAACTCCAGCTCGGAAAAGAAAAGTATCACTTCTCGTAGAGGCTTTCGAAACAGTCATTCCAACCGATGGAATTCCAAACCCATTCAAGCCACAAGTTGCTCACTGA